The genomic window ccattataataataaaaaatacaaaaaatatgattttttgaactATATGAAGttattaaatagtaattttttttctcaaggaCAATGAAACGAAGTCAAATCCAATTGATTTATACTTAATCGATTTCCAAGAATCACGATATACATCACCAGTATGGGATTTAACAACATTTATGTGCACAAGCATGGACTATGAAACATTACACACGAACTAtgatagtttaattaaaatatattatgatagtattaatgaacaattaattaaaatgaatttaaatatttcattactttatcctgatcatatttttcaattgcacttacaaaaatattttcaaattggtGTTGGTTTATCGGTGTACATGCATTTACCGTTAATGTTACGAAATCATAGTACATCAATTAATGAATTAGAAGAATCGGTAATTGCAGAAGATGGTAATATTTTGAAAGCATTAAATTTAAGTGATACAAATATTGGGAATAATTTTAGAGAACGTATTCGTGGTGTGTTAACATTTGCTATTGAAcgtaatttcatttgaaaaatttatgcatTCAGGCGCGTGTTCAACTCTTACTATATTTTCATGAATCAACGTGATTGGACCACCGAAATGTAACAATGGATTTTCATAACAAACCACAAAAATGAAACTAAGGAGCTTAGAATAGAATTGCGACTGCTAACTTGACAACAAAATCGGCCAAAAAGGCCGGAAGagataaatcgaaaaaaccacTGGATAGAATCAAAAGTGTTTATAAAAAGACTAACAAATTTGATGTAATAAacttaaacacaaattttaataaaaaaaaaaaaaaccttttaataataataacacagttaataatatttatttatttatttaattacatccgataatacaattaattttatgatgtggttAGAGTCGGTTACTTCGATTTTATTCAACCGACGACAGTGTCATCAATTTACCACCccatttactatttttgttcacactgctgTTGTCTGGATTCGAGCCCGAAACTTCCCAGCCAGTAGTCAAAGCAAGTAAAGGCACCTTAACTCACTCGGCTACTAAGCCGGttgttaaaagcttttaaaaggacaagcttttattagccctaaaaagtataaaataatttttcctatgaACCACTCATACACGTTTgtatgtaaaagcttgaggcgctcaatttaaaatgaaaaatttattttctactttagtacagtaaaaggttgtcctttaaaaagaattttttattaaaattttataaagaaactaCAGAGACAAAATGCTAATAAAACAATTAGAATTTTAGATTAGATATAGAAATCCTATGTTACAGAGGCAAGTAAGACACAGCCGACACACTAGAATCACTAGAACTTCCTGTGAATCGCTATTTAACGATTTATATACCAAAAAACCGACACAACCatcatattttaatgaaataattagtttataattCCAGAAAAAGATCCATGTTTGCAACCACCGGAAAAATGCGAAAAATCCTAAAAGTTTCGTTATAACAGAAGCACAACTTCTTCTTGGATTCAAAACCTCATAAAGCTCTTTTAACATggacaaaatttacaaattagttTAGGTGCAAATTTTGACTGCTTTTCTTACCCGGGATTATGGCGAAATATCATGATTTTTCACAGTTTTTAAGAATTCAAGtttgcatttgaaaaaattagtttgacaATTgagttaagttttaaaattaatatgctcAAAATTATGAAAGGATAAAAATCCCATATCAATTAAAAGCATGAAGGGGAAATATGACGTTAGCGATGGTGCTGCGGTGTTCAGCGACTATATTCATTGGCTTTAATAAAACaggtttaaaataatgtaaataaataattaaatcaacagAATATGGCACAAGCATTAACGGATTGAATcaaaccataaaaatgtaataaaattaaatgatgttattgattttttttaaatctattaataaaattatttataactagaaaataaatgcaaaatcaTGACATTACAGCATTTTATCTACTGTTTGAGGTAAAACACCGATTGAAATAGGTATGTATTTTTCTCATTACATCACACATTTCTGAATTAACCCTCTTTAGATATTCTGCATATTTGGATATAATCTCTCGGAGAGTAAAAAAATGACTTAATGACCATAAAactcaaacattttttgtaagaaaaacacTTCCAAAATTGattccagttttacatatttccgcggtttcaaggccgcaatatccgaatcaaaccttttcaatgtgatgcctctgtgtgtgtgtgtgtatgtcgggggaaatcggaaaaaattttcgtttccgattccgataaaactctgtatataaggttattttgacccaaaaaatacaaaaaccggGTTTATGTATctattggatgcatagtttctgagaaaatcgctctttgtgtcaaatttttgataatatgtccaaagccacgcatccaatctttaaataaacccattttttggattttttgggttaaaattgccttataaaacgatttttatcgaaatcggaggcaaaaaaaatttttcgattttttggaatttttttaaggggtaccccttagaaaaaatcgaaaaaatcgggaaaaaatttttgtttccgatttcgataaaactctgtatataatttaattttgacccaaaaaatacaaaaatcgggtttatgtatcgattggatccatagtttctgagaaaatcgctctttgtgtcaaattttggattatatctcgaaagccacgcatccaatcattgcataaacccgatttttggattttttatgtttaaattgccttataaaatgaattttatcgatatcggaggcaaaaaaaatttttcgattttttggaattttcttaaggggtaccccttagaaaaaatcgaaaaaatcgggaaaaaatttttgtttccgattccgataaaactctgtatataaggtaattttgacccaaaaattacaaaaatcgggtttatgtatcgattggatgcatagtttctgagaaaatcgctctttgtgtcaaattttggattatatctcgaaagccacgcatccaatcattgcataaacccgatttttggattttttgggttaaaattgccttattaaatgaattttatcgatatcggagccaaaaaaattttttcgattttttggaattttctaaggggtaccacttagaaaaaatcgaaaaaatcgggaaaaaatttttatttccgattctgataaaactctgtatataaggtaattttgacccaaaaaatacaaaaatcgggtttatgtatcgattggatacatagtttctgagaaaatcgctctttttgtcaaattttggattttatgtccaaagcatccaatcataaaataaacccgatttttggattttttgggtcaaaatctTATAATCTTAATCCtatcttttgtatatttaaagctattaaacattttttgtaatttaaacccAAAGTTTCAATTTTGTTCCTCACAAAGGTTATATATAAGTTTCCTTAAACTTTAATCTGACTAAACATCGAGTAAGAAAGATAGCCTTCTAAATAATTAAGATTAATTATTTCCAGTTAAAAATTGGCaactgtttttaatatttataattttgtgttattaattcatttgtactaattatgatcattacataaagttaattgtttataatattatactgtTCAACAAGTGCGGAAAATTGTCAATTGCACACGCGAGTGGATGTACAAACACAATGTAATTTGTGATTTTGCCGCTCgactgtatattatttttcggGCCAACTGAAAAATAGATGATTGCTGATTGAATCAAACAGAAATTTGACACACGCAATGGGCAATTATCTAGtgtcgaaaaatttcaaaaatcatttattatatttgttacttCAGAAGTTTCGACTTGGTGAACTaactttgatgattatttttttatttgaaagctggtgcttcacGCGTGGCCCCATTtcaatttagtttagttttgacaatgagaaaaccatataagtcttaaatttgcattaagtatgtgcgtgACAAATggcaaataactcaatatcacgccaacccatttcgatgattcttttttgagTGGCAAAttgtgtacttcagattcactaaaaattacaaaataataaaacttttaacaaaaaaaaacctacttaaaaaaaagctatttgCAATAAGGTaaggtgtcagccaagttaatgtagcaaactattttatcagagttgttttcttggctgacaccgactccaaaaataacaataattgtaactacattatattatcgttatttttatactttttagtgcaaattatatttatttggaataaatttttttatttttgcagttggtttttttttttaagttaaaagtttttttgtatgcatgaaaacaataaatctGCGTAGGATATTAATCAAATACGGAACATAATCTcggatgataaaaaaaaacttattagtaTGCCTCACtgcatttattttaatccaaattaatttgcatacattttaacatgaaatattgttgttattgcgtatttatttaatgataatttgtttaaaaattttaacaaaacaatttaatccatttcaaaaatatgtatttttttaatagatagacaATGAATTGTAAAAATAGAAACTTTACGACATATACCTAACTTTTTGTCGGTTATTATGAAAACTGAAAGAGATACAGATAAATCCataaatttcagaatttttcggacaaagtttttttcaaaaaccagcAATAAATGATgatataatacttttatttccataaatttttgttctcatTATAATTAAGAACATATGTATAGAGAGCAGagctataaaaatgtaattttattaaaaaattaatttaaaattcttacatattttaaaaatatttcattataattttattcaaacatgataatctctgcttctattgatcggactgagacaaataaaaatagaatttttcttatttatttctgCATCCACCTTGCCTGCTATCGAACCCTGAGCATAGCAAAACATCCTcgaaatctcaagaaaaccgcattaatctcatattttcaattttttctcataacttttcgaaaaatgaagaaattgaaatgaattctggaaaaagatgtaacttatgatcataaaaaagtatGGTAAATTTTAGCCCGATATATAACcacaattttgacaaaaacaaGAAAAGTTCAAATACTAGAATTTCCTGCACTGTACGTGACCGCCACAATCATATCAATAGAAGcagaaatattcaagaaaatgtcaccaaagaaaacaatgtaccGGTAAAAACCGCGTACAGTAGGTCCTGTGAATCGTTCCAGAATCCAACTATAggataactaaaaaaaacaaaaataacaaatggaaaaaaatataacaaattttatttaaataataaaccagtaattatacaataaaataataggaTATACTACGCAATCCATTGTTTTCATGATTTCCGTGTTTATTTACactcgaaatgtaaaaaataaataaatgacaaaaaaaaattcgatatatgtattaaaataattgttagtaATAATTActatgtaatttattaatttatataataaaaaataaaaaaattaatttaaaaaaaatatacccgGCTTCAAAACAAAATgccttattttacaaaattcacaaACATAAACGAAACCGAAAAACAAGTAATTaccaatttacaaaataattcctGATGCCATGTTTGATTCCAGGGTCACAAAGAGGTTGTTCTTACCAACTTATATACTATTGAATTCATAGCTTTTTCTTTCAGCAGTCTGGCAAAAAGCCTTTTTCACAAACAGTGAATACATCGAATGGCATGCGATGTcctcatccccttcaaagtaatcccctcccgatgtAATGTGGTCGATGTAAACTCTTCTATCGTTTCAAAATGGTATCCCCGGAGCGGTCtcttgagcttgctgaacagccaaaAGTTGGTgtttgcggaacgatatgggttgagtttttgacgaaatgatcacgaattatgagtgcagtataggatggtgcattatcgtggtgtaaaaaccatgaattgtttttccacaattccggccttttagGTAGATTGCGTTACGCAAacgacgcataacgttcaaataatattccttgttgactgtttggccgggcggaaggaattcataatgcacaacaaaacccgcgcagtttaaattgaaattaagagATACCTCCTTCTctgtttgaaatcggttaataAACACATAAATTACTTAGATTCGGCCTTCAACGAGATTCcataattacatatttgttGCATCAAATTAATGTACTTTCCCATTTAATTCTATGTTAATCAAAAAAAGCAATCTTTTAAACAGTTTCTGAAATGCAATGCTTTGAAAAGCAATTCACTTCAAACTTGTTCAagctaagaaaataaaaatttagttactCAATTTTAGTAGTATTGTTGTGCAATCTATTACTGCGGTAACCCTTTATTTCTGGTCTAAGAAAGTTGGTACCAAATCATGCGTAAAGATTAttgaaagattaaaaaaaaattccttgattttgttaatattgttataaaatataaaatgcgtGATTTAATTGCTAAAGGAATATTACCAGAAGGTAAAGAAGCTGAAACCATCGATGAAATAATTCgagaagaaaatattatcaattttacgaAAACAATTGAAGCTGGTTCACAAAAAGGTGATAATTATTTAGGTGGAATTTATCGTATAATTATTAAAGGTATTGATTCGATAACTAAAGAACCACGTGaattatacttaattttaaaatgttccgCACGTGGTGGAGAATTTCGTGAAAGTTTTCCACATAATATCGTTTTTCAGCATGAATGTTACATGTACAATgaatatttaccaaaattatatgacatacaaaaaaaatatggaattgaaaatggtttaaaaaacgTTGCAAAACTTTATAAGTATTCTACGGTGGATATGGACGAATTTATAGTTCTTGAAGATATGAAACAGAAAGGATTTGTAATGTTGAATCGGCAAGAATGTTTAGATCTTCAACATTGTAAGTTTGTATTACGACAGTTAGCCTACTTACATGGATTAGGATTTgtattcaaacataaaaatcaacaagagtttcaaaaaatgacCGAGCATTTAGTGTCACCATTCCAACACATGGATCGACCAGAATTTcgtatttttatggaaaatgtagCGAAAAAAGCTTTGGGTACATTAGATGAGAATACCAATGTATATAAAGGTTTTgttgaattacaaaaaaatctgCATGATACTatggatcaattaaaaattgcagATAAGGAATACTCCATTGTGGTTCATAATGATTGTTggaataataactttttatttaaatacgaggtaagcttataaaatttttgaatcccTTCATACCACATCAAAGTTTTAGTCAAAGATAAATTCGCTACTACAGATCAAATATTACGTGTTAAGtcattaattatcaaattttgaggAGACCAGTTtccgtatattttttttaagttgttgaTGATATAAtactaagaaattaaaaacaaaaaaattcacacTCTACTTCTAAATCATTTAAATGCAGGCTTGTTTAAGAAAATACGATGCTTAAAAACtgatactcaaaaaaaaaaaaaaaaaaaaaaaggttaaggtagtactatcggtaatagactttgcattcagaatgaaacttggcatagttgtccattattatatcataattaaccagttaaatttttaagggccttctgagaactgaaaaaaagatattttaaggatattttaacattgatccatatgggaaatcacagattttattttatttcacaaaactggacgttaggattttcagttctctgaaggcccctaataATTTAACTGGCTActcatgatataataatggataactatgccaagtttcattaaattttgaacgcaaagtctattaccgatagtactaccttaagataaaaaaaaattcgtactaAAATTGTACTTCAAAAAAATCCTTGAACTACTGATTTCTGAGAAAGGAATAACAGATATAATTTAGTAACTTTATGCATTACAGCCGGttaaatccggtagttctgttTTTTcgcaaatttataatattgtccCAATGAATAATCTCAATTTTTGACCTCGCTTAGTTTTTGATAGAACCTTTTAAGGACGTTCACACTCATTGATATACGATGGGAAATGATATAGAGAACGAATTGTATAACGCAGCCACTATCTATGAAAGCCtagatttaaaaagatttaaaaaaaaatgtgataacCAATCATTCGAAGAATTTTGAAAAGTCATAACAGTGAATGAATCATAACAGTCATAACAGTGAATTAAATCGAGCATTTTACATTTATGTACATAAAGATTACAATATTAACAGACACATTTTCTATTTCAGGATGAAAACGATCCCACGAAACCAACTAACATTTGTTTAATAGATTGGCAAATATCTGAATTACATTCTCCAGTCAAagatttatcttattttatttacaattgtaCCAGCAGTGAATTACGTAACTCACATTTTAATGATctattaaattactattatgaacaattaactcaagtAATTACAGATTGTAATTGTTCAATAGATGTCTGTTATCCACGGACTGTCTTTGATGGTCATGTAAAACGATTTTTCAAGCATGGAATCATTTTTGCGTTATTTTTAATGCCGTTATTTACAAGTGACAATGAGGAAATTCCAGATCATTTTTCGAATGAATCGcgtaaagaaaatgaaaattggataGCAACCATAAAGAGCAAAAATGAAGATGTATATCGTAAACGTATGAGCAGTATTATAACGCatgcttttgaaaataattttatttgatttttggaagatattttttgtaaagaatgAAAATAACTATATTATTAACCTGTCAGCACTCgctttatacaattttatctattttcgatttATGAATATTCCAGTTTTATTCAACACATTTATGCACATTCTCATCtcgagagtaaaggtgtaagcaaaataatttactttgaaGTTAATTATGGtgaaattatagttaaaatgaatttaattaattagattatttctctgctcttaTATTTGCACGGTCAAACATCATTTAATAATcacgtattaaaaatttatttatgtagattatgatttagaaagctaaaaatatttaatgcgggaaatatttgacgcatgtgcagaacgcgtgagcaaatctcgCATCACGTTAGAAGGTTGACGTGAGTGTTGACAGgttaattagtaaaaataaatataaatttttaatttataaaaatttttgttttaatttaatctttatatttggaaaaaataattcgctgcatcaccaaattttttttaataaataagaattgcttttgaaaaaaatcaccaaaaattattttacagtcACGAAAATGGCATTTTTTCATAGGAGTAAGAGGTTCCTTTTTGTTTAACTAATGGAAATAACTGAAAATCAGATATTTAGGGGTATCATAATGCCTATATTTCAGttgataggttaggttaggttaggtttatattatattggctgtccacgaaggacgcacttaggctataaagcccattgtgataacAGTTGATTATTCAGTCGATTTTAGttgattatttgttaaaaattagtttCCTGACTCTTAGAGCATATTTTATGTGGTTTTTACTTAGTACAGGGTGGTTTTTTTCAGTTGAAATATGCcttaaactcaaaaaataagtttagtcgaagaaaatgcttcaaacgaaaaatgttagtttcagaTACACATATCTTCAATTAAAATCTGACTGTTATTCACAAATGATAAACTTTAGacgaatactttaaattaaaaagttgttctttataaaaactcaaacatatttgcttgaaacattttcttgtaaataccgaataaacaacttttttgagAACCTCGTCttcattaattacataaattcgTTGCAAAcgaaccaaaaatttaaaattgcagtCGGCTTGCTTGAGTAGacattcaatataataataattaaatgtaattaaattgtttaaaaaattaaataaaattaaaaaaaaaaaaaacacaaggtcatttgtaaatttatgtttattatttaatttataatacttttacaaaattttatacaacttGTTTGATTTCAATGAAGTATTTCACTAGTCATACCTCTGTATCAGAAAAATCGCatgaatttatatagaaatatataccAATACATACTAAAATGTGCGTTTTTTGTATAACACATACCACacttctgtaaaaaaaaattctatgataTTCAATTGGTAATTAATTAAGGTTCTATTTCCTTTAGgggcattttcaattttacataaGAAATCGaggttttttggattttttttcctACAACAGTTGCTTTCC from Chrysoperla carnea chromosome 2, inChrCarn1.1, whole genome shotgun sequence includes these protein-coding regions:
- the LOC123292035 gene encoding uncharacterized protein LOC123292035 isoform X2, encoding MRDLIAKGILPEGKEAETIDEIIREENIINFTKTIEAGSQKGDNYLGGIYRIIIKGIDSITKEPRELYLILKCSARGGEFRESFPHNIVFQHECYMYNEYLPKLYDIQKKYGIENGLKNVAKLYKYSTVDMDEFIVLEDMKQKGFVMLNRQECLDLQHCKFVLRQLAYLHGLGFVFKHKNQQEFQKMTEHLVSPFQHMDRPEFRIFMENVAKKALGTLDENTNVYKGFVELQKNLHDTMDQLKIADKEYSIVVHNDCWNNNFLFKYEDENDPTKPTNICLIDWQISELHSPVKDLSYFIYNCTSSELRNSHFNDLLNYYYEQLTQVITDFNCS
- the LOC123292035 gene encoding uncharacterized protein LOC123292035 isoform X1 encodes the protein MRDLIAKGILPEGKEAETIDEIIREENIINFTKTIEAGSQKGDNYLGGIYRIIIKGIDSITKEPRELYLILKCSARGGEFRESFPHNIVFQHECYMYNEYLPKLYDIQKKYGIENGLKNVAKLYKYSTVDMDEFIVLEDMKQKGFVMLNRQECLDLQHCKFVLRQLAYLHGLGFVFKHKNQQEFQKMTEHLVSPFQHMDRPEFRIFMENVAKKALGTLDENTNVYKGFVELQKNLHDTMDQLKIADKEYSIVVHNDCWNNNFLFKYEDENDPTKPTNICLIDWQISELHSPVKDLSYFIYNCTSSELRNSHFNDLLNYYYEQLTQVITDCNCSIDVCYPRTVFDGHVKRFFKHGIIFALFLMPLFTSDNEEIPDHFSNESRKENENWIATIKSKNEDVYRKRMSSIITHAFENNFI
- the LOC123293369 gene encoding uncharacterized protein LOC123293369 — its product is MNDLTSELYHHLDRKQPLNLQHCKIFMKTIGKFHALSFALKDYCQRKNIDFDEIVYKIREDIFLNASNRDEINEQILLQNDFIIQTCFDTNVDQLIIEKVNNFSKRFCNTLYELIQPKDNDEYSVIIHGDCWTNNLLYKYEDNETKSNPIDLYLIDFQESRYTSPVWDLTTFMCTSMDYETLHTNYDSLIKIYYDSINEQLIKMNLNISLLYPDHIFQLHLQKYFQIGVGLSVYMHLPLMLRNHSTSINELEESVIAEDGNILKALNLSDTNIGNNFRERIRGVLTFAIERNFI